In Torulaspora delbrueckii CBS 1146 chromosome 1, complete genome, one genomic interval encodes:
- the SVS1 gene encoding Svs1p (similar to Saccharomyces cerevisiae SRL1 (YOR247W) and SVS1 (YPL163C); ancestral locus Anc_8.687), protein MIFNVVIPFFALFSSVVFAAYSNTTFVPTTLTLSPTNSVSTETSTMTYEDETTTFYITSTYYHTSWYTPLSTSSLEAVVTDIPTTFESAGESYTSTVTSTVQIIHTVTGDNYQNQSTSDACVPVTVTVTADPVTKYVTVTPISSEYQWKNATQTA, encoded by the coding sequence ATGATTTTCAACGTTGTCATTCCTTTCTTCGCCCTATTCTCTTCTGTGGTGTTTGCTGCTTATTCCAACACTACTTTTGTGCCAACGACTTTGACTTTGAGCCCAACCAACTCGGTTAGCACCGAGACTTCCACCATGACTTACGAGGATGAGACTACTACTTTCTACATCACTTCCACCTACTACCACACCTCGTGGTACACCCCTCTCTCCACTTCATCTTTGGAGGCCGTTGTGACTGACATTCCAACCACTTTTGAGAGTGCTGGTGAGTCCTACACTTCGACTGTCACCTCCACTGTGCAAATTATCCACACTGTCACTGGCGACAACTACCAAAACCAAAGTACCTCTGACGCATGTGTTCCAGTTACTGTCACTGTTACTGCTGATCCAGTTACTAAGTACGTGACTGTCActccaatctcttcagAGTATCAATGGAAGAACGCTACTCAAACTGCTTAA
- the CDC60 gene encoding leucine--tRNA ligase CDC60 (similar to Saccharomyces cerevisiae CDC60 (YPL160W); ancestral locus Anc_8.683), which produces MSSSAEKKSLVLENTGRRDALIAIEKKYQKLWAEEHLFEQDAPSIDEAPITMSTDELHQKYPKFMSSMAYPYMNGVLHAGHCFTLSKVEFSVGFERMNGKRALFPLGFHCTGMPILACADKLKREAEMFGRDYSNAPADDEEEAVEEKKEESEDVTKFKAKKSKAAAKKGRGKYQFEIMLQLGIPREEVYKFADASYWLTHFPPLCQRDCNDFGARVDWRRSFVTTDANPYYDAFIRWQMNRLREAGKIKFGERYTIYSEKDGQACMDHDRQSGEGVTPQEYVGIKIEATEFAPEAKKIIETSSKIDQNKKIYFVAATLRPETMYGQTCCFVSPKIDYGIFDAGDSYYITTERAFKNMSYQKLTPNRGDYKPVLTINGKALIGSKIHAPLTPYTELRILPMETVIATKGTGVVTCVPSNSPDDFMTTKDLRNKPEYYGIEPEWVKYEPVPIINTEKYGDLIAQAICEEKKIQSPKDVNLLSEAKKLAYKEDFYTGTMIYGKYKGEKVEVAKNKVKADLIAAGEAFVYNEPESLVISRSNDECIVSLEDQWYVDYGDDAWKKQALECLSEMEVFAPEVRNAFEGTLDWLKNWAVSRTYGLGTKLPWDPKYLVESLSDSTIYQCFYTIAHLLFNDFYGAEVGSLGMKAEQMTDEVFDYIFQHKDDVKITDISQEALQKLRREFEYFYPLDVSISGKDLIPNHLTFFIYTHVALFPKKFWPRGVRANGHLMLNNAKMSKSTGNFMTLEQIVEKFGADASRVALADAGDTVEDANLDESNANAAILRLFNLKEWAEESVKDINSLRSDDSTSFFDVAFENEMNALVEETYKQYELTNYKNALKYGLFDFQAARDYYREASGVMRKDLVLRFIKEQALLLAPIAPHFAEYIYREVLGNKGSAQTAKFPRATKPVDKAVLESLEYVRSLQRSIREAEGRSLKKKKGGKPSEIDACKPVKLTLLISKSFPEWQSRCVEIVSELFAQQSLDDNKKIRELVEPKEMKRAMPFISLLKQRLTNEPAEVVFQRELLFNEIETVKCTKDILQKAAQGIQVTELVAIAFPYGAKVGTDIFTGEEVEIPNQAKIVENSVPGNPGVVLTNI; this is translated from the coding sequence ATGTCATCTTCAGCTGAGAAGAAAAGCCTTGTCTTGGAGAACACAGGACGTCGTGATGCATTaattgccattgaaaaaaaataccaaaaatTATGGGCTGAAGAGCATTTGTTCGAACAAGATGCTCCTAGTATCGATGAAGCTCCAATTACCATGTCCACCGATGAATTGCACCAAAAATACCCAAAGTTTATGTCCTCCATGGCTTATCCATACATGAACGGTGTCTTGCACGCGGGTCATTGTTTCACCTTGTCCAAGGTAGAGTTCTCTGTGGGTTTCGAGAGAATGAATGGGAAGAGAGCTTTGTTTCCTTTGGGATTCCATTGTACTGGTATGCCAATTTTGGCCTGCGctgataaattgaagagagagGCCGAGATGTTCGGTAGAGATTACTCCAATGCTCCAGCagatgacgaggaagaagcagtggaagagaagaaggaagaatctGAAGATGTAACCAAATTTAAGGCCAAGAAATCCAAGGCTGCCGCCAAGAAAGGTCGTGGTAAGTACCAGTTTGAAATCATGTTGCAATTGGGGATTCCAAGAGAGGAAGTCTACAAGTTTGCAGATGCCAGTTATTGGTTGACTCATTTCCCACCATTGTGTCAAAGAGACTGTAACGATTTTGGTGCCCGTGTCGACTGGAGGCGTTCTTTTGTCACCACTGATGCCAACCCATACTATGATGCTTTCATCAGATGGCAGATGAACAGACTGAGAGAGGCAGGTAAAATAAAGTTCGGTGAACGTTACACTATCTACTCTGAGAAGGACGGTCAAGCATGTATGGACCACGATAGACAATCAGGTGAAGGTGTGACTCCGCAAGAATATGTTGGTATCAAGATTGAAGCCACCGAGTTTGCTCCTGAAGCTAAGAAAATCATAGAGACCAGCtcaaagattgatcaaaataaaaaaatatatTTCGTGGCCGCAACTTTGAGACCAGAGACTATGTACGGTCAAACTTGTTGTTTCGTATCGCCAAAGATCGATTACGGTATTTTCGATGCAGGTGATTCTTATTATATCACTACTGAACGTGCTTTCAAGAACATGTCCTATCAAAAATTGACTCCTAACAGAGGTGACTACAAGCCTGTCTTGACCATTAACGGTAAGGCTTTGATCGGTTCGAAGATCCACGCTCCATTGACACCATATACTGaattgagaattttgcCTATGGAGACCGTCATTGCCACAAAAGGTACCGGTGTTGTCACTTGTGTTCCTTCGAACTCCCCTGATGATTTTATGACCACTAAAGATTTAAGAAATAAGCCTGAATACTATGGTATTGAACCAGAATGGGTTAAATATGAGCCAGTGCCAATCATCAACACTGAAAAGTATGGTGACTTGATCGCTCAAGCCATttgtgaagaaaagaagattcaaTCACCAAAAGATGTGAACTTGTTGTCTGAAGCCAAGAAGCTTGcttacaaagaagatttctACACCGGTACGATGATTTACGGTAAGTACAAGGGTGAAAAGGTCGAGGTTGCCAAAAACAAGGTCAAGGCCGATTTGATTGCCGCTGGCGAAGCCTTCGTTTACAATGAACCAGAATCTCTAGTCATCTCTCGTTCCAACGATGAGTGTATCGTCTCCCTAGAGGATCAATGGTACGTCGACTACGGTGATGATGCTTGGAAGAAGCAGGCTCTAGAATGTTTGAGTGAAATGGAAGTGTTCGCACCTGAAGTGAGAAATGCATTTGAAGGTACTTTGGACTGGTTGAAGAACTGGGCTGTCAGCCGTACATACGGTTTGGGTACCAAGCTTCCATGGGATCCAAAGTATCTTGTTGAATCATTGTCTGACTCTACAATTTACCAATGCTTTTACACAATTgctcatcttcttttcaatgatttctACGGTGCAGAAGTCGGCTCGCTAGGCATGAAAGCTGAACAAATGACCGATGAAGTGTTTGACTACATCTTCCAACATAAGGATGACGTCAAGATCACTGACATCTCGCAAGAGGCACTACAAAAGCTAAGAAGAGAGTTTGAGTATTTCTATCCTTTGGATGTGTCGATTTCTGGTAAAGATTTGATTCCAAATCActtgactttcttcatttaCACGCACGTCGCTCTGTTCCCCAAGAAATTCTGGCCAAGAGGTGTTAGAGCTAATGGCCACTTAATGTTAAACAATGCCAAGATGTCTAAATCTACTGGTAACTTCATGACTCTGGAAcaaattgttgagaaatttggtGCAGATGCTTCCCGTGTGGCTTTGGCTGACGCAGGTGACACAGTGGAAGATGCAAACTTAGATGAATCCAATGCCAATGCTGCCATTTTGAGATTATTCAACTTGAAAGAATGGGCTGAGGAAAGTGTCAAGGATATCAACTCTTTGAGATCTGATGACTCAActtcattctttgatgttgcatttgaaaatgaaatGAATGCcctcgttgaagaaacttatAAACAATATGAGTTGACAAACTACAAGAACGCTTTGAAATATGGTTTATTCGACTTCCAAGCAGCAAGGGACTACTACCGTGAAGCATCTGGGGTGATGCGTAAGGATCTTGTTCTTCGCTTCATCAAAGAGCAAGCACTGCTACTAGCTCCCATTGCTCCTCACTTTGCTGAATATATTTACCGTGAAGTTTTGGGCAACAAGGGTTCAGCTCAAACTGCAAAATTCCCTCGCGCTACAAAGCCAGTGGACAAGGCAGTTTTGGAATCTTTGGAATATGTGAGATCTCTACAGAGAAGCATCAGAGAAGCTGAAGGTCgctctttgaagaagaagaagggtgGTAAGCCATCTGAAATCGACGCTTGTAAACCAGTAAAGCTTACTCTACTTATCTCCAAGTCTTTCCCAGAGTGGCAGTCGCGCTGCGTTGAGATTGTCAGCGAACTCTTCGCTCAACAGTCCTTAGAtgacaacaagaagatcagGGAGTTGGTCGAACCAAAAGAAATGAAACGTGCCATGCCTTTCATCTCCTTGTTGAAACAACGTTTAACTAATGAACCTGCTGAAGTtgttttccaaagagaaTTATTATTCAACGAAATTGAAACCGTCAAGTGTACAAAGGATATCTTACAAAAGGCTGCACAAGGTATTCAAGTTACTGAGCTTGTTGCCATTGCCTTCCCATACGGCGCCAAGGTCGGTACTGACATCTTcactggtgaagaagtggaGATTCCAAACCAAGCCAAGATCGTTGAGAACTCCGTTCCTGGTAACCCTGGTGTTGTATTGACAAACATTTAA
- the BEM4 gene encoding Bem4p (similar to Saccharomyces cerevisiae BEM4 (YPL161C); ancestral locus Anc_8.685) — MDYESILFGLQPLLNAEELEDLPVQDVYLNSYLTVLDQLAVSLRTPSNRTIVGSSGLLTNLVRVLNCILDTWFHKHDDNKAWPRLASELIRCVANSLVDDDNNRQFYMSNEPLEKRREFLDYYVDQIFKLTDTEDDQLVATLQMRTVVLVKNLCLDNSMYFRRFGQFIRSPLLGLLADTQHTYLHDSDLAILGSELLTDFIENYVEGLSIQDLLFFAQFIQRVSKTIVNQEGQEVEDTNDEEDDPSVEIINYLTQSLEIITKNYDDSKVFYTESHIVSQIQNNLLDSLDHLSPKTFCNKLIVMRRITTAIGYISANTANSNKQERDMCFHIVQNSTNGYTYAAALIILSNSISGREDVNEILQKVSLDQFLTLGPLMIDPIQFQGYLDIAKKLMTLDSAMFLSRDSLLKLSAILKTCHDQSKYFNELSPLIDNLLKKLVTVLPSSSLQKVLQEGPLLEVLTDRDSLLSCLTLDKLLVATTKSLSPVLSKLWTAAFKFQDSAGTAAMENQLNVSVFYLFQLAKTCGIYLRDHPDIKENYVLSNHLVDLRSLLEAIHTLKGKKDRASESAFNNGKFVASMVYKTLENADSLNERQNDLKLLVKSFFD, encoded by the coding sequence ATGGATTACGAGAGCATACTCTTTGGTCTGCAGCCGTTGCTCAATGCTGAGGAATTAGAGGACTTACCAGTGCAGGATGTTTATTTGAACAGCTACTTAACTGTACTAGATCAATTGGCCGTATCGTTACGTACACCTTCCAATAGGACTATCGTCGGTTCGAGTGGCCTTTTGACAAACCTGGTGCGTGTACTAAATTGTATACTAGATACATGGTTCCATAAACACGATGATAATAAGGCTTGGCCAAGGCTAGCTTCAGAATTGATAAGATGTGTTGCTAATAGTCTTGTCGATGACGACAATAACAGGCAGTTCTACATGAGCAATGAGCCTTTAGAGAAGAGGAGAGAGTTTCTAGACTACTACGTTGACCAGATTTTTAAGCTGACTGACACCGAGGATGACCAATTGGTAGCAACATTGCAGATGAGAACCGTTGTACTTGTTAAGAATTTATGTCTTGACAATTCGATGTACTTTAGAAGATTTGGTCAATTTATTCGGTCCCCATTGCTTGGTCTTTTAGCTGACACGCAGCATACTTATTTACATGATTCTGACTTGGCGATTCTTGGGTCAGAGCTTCTTACTGACTTCATCGAGAATTACGTCGAGGGCCTTTCAATACAAGACTTATTGTTCTTTGCACAGTTCATTCAAAGAGTATCCAAAACAATAGTTAACCAAGAGGGGCAAGAAGTAGAGGATAcaaacgatgaagaagacgacCCTAGTGTCGAGATCATAAACTATTTGACACAATCACTTGAGATTATCACCAAAAACTATGATGACTCGAAAGTTTTCTACACTGAGTCACATATCGTCTCTCAGATACAAAACAATTTGCTAGATTCTCTGGATCATTTGAGCCCAAAAACGTTTTGCAACAAATTGATTGTCATGAGGAGAATCACAACAGCCATTGGCTATATATCGGCCAATACTGCAAATTCCAACAAGCAAGAGCGTGATATGTGCTTTCACATTGTGCAAAATTCGACAAACGGTTATACGTATGCTGCGGCCCTGATTATATTATCGAACTCCATATCAGGAAGGGAAGACGtgaatgaaattttgcaaaaggtCTCACTCGACCAATTTCTCACGTTGGGCCCACTTATGATTGACCCAATACAATTTCAGGGCTATCTCGAcattgcaaagaagttaATGACACTCGACAGTGCCATGTTCTTATCGCGAGactctttgttgaaattatcCGCTATTCTTAAGACCTGTCATGATCAATCCAAATACTTCAACGAGTTATCACCGCTGATAGATAATCTACTGAAGAAACTGGTTACAGTACTACCTAGCTCGTCCCTTCAAAAAGTTTTGCAAGAAGGTCCACTCTTAGAAGTACTGACCGATCGCGACAGTCTTCTCTCATGCCTCACCCTTGACAAACTTCTCGTGGCAACCACCAAATCCCTCAGCCCAGTTTTAAGCAAACTATGGACAGCTGCATTCAAATTTCAGGATAGTGCTGGCACAGCTGCCATGGAAAATCAACTCAACGTATCGGTGTTCTATTTATTCCAGCTGGCGAAGACATGCGGAATTTACCTGAGAGACCACCctgatatcaaagaaaattaTGTATTGAGCAATCACCTAGTAGATCTACGATCACTGCTCGAGGCTATCCATACATTGAAGGGCAAAAAAGACAGGGCTAGCGAAAGTGCTTTTAACAACGGCAAATTTGTCGCCAGCATGGTATACAAGACTTTGGAAAATGCGGATTCATTGAATGAAAGGCAAAACGACCTCAAGCTACTCGTAAAGtccttctttgattga
- the PET20 gene encoding Pet20p (similar to Saccharomyces cerevisiae PET20 (YPL159C); ancestral locus Anc_8.682): protein MFRKFGHSTVRNGSRISSNGIRSSHNFGGSRRSQSSFTFLNNHSLLQKDQVKQSKKKSRRSVFKADDEVERSQQKKMTVEISGRGRKQQRHDYSWLPRVPSTGNLKPRDMSMKVLYSGYRPLFINPDEIKTSSEGSGTGGTLYEFAMKLEELGDQSPWVTSATGLEYYREWDSIPGELQKKLKPFTAPEQAASDNVKNAEALKNLKEQLYLNEKAKILDRRKGRKKPVVSLLQLRKKLKQDD, encoded by the coding sequence TAGCAGTAATGGTATAAGAAGTAGCCATAATTTTGGGGGATCTCGGCGATCTCAATCATCGTTTACTTTTTTGAATAACCACTCATTACTACAAAAAGACCAAGTGAAACAgtccaagaagaagagccgCAGGTCAGTTTTCAAAGCAGacgatgaagttgaaagatctcAACAGAAAAAAATGACTGTAGAAATAAGTGGACGTGGAAGGAAACAGCAAAGACATGATTATTCGTGGTTGCCCAGAGTGCCATCTACCGGGAATCTTAAACCTCGCGATATGAGTATGAAAGTGTTATATTCTGGTTACAGACCACTTTTCATAAATCCAGACGAGATAAAAACCAGTTCAGAGGGCTCTGGAACAGGTGGTACACTATACGAGTTTGCCATGAAATTAGAGGAGCTTGGGGATCAATCTCCATGGGTCACATCTGCGACAGGATTAGAGTATTATAGGGAATGGGATAGTATACCCGGGGAATTACAGAAAAAGCTGAAACCATTCACTGCACCAGAGCAGGCCGCTTCAGACAATGTTAAGAACGcagaagctttgaaaaatctaaaAGAACAATTGTATCTAAATGAGAAGGCTAAGATATTGGACAGACGTAAGGGGAGAAAAAAACCAGTGGTATCTCTGTTACAACTGAGGAAAAAACTCAAACAAGACGATTAG
- the TDEL0A06310 gene encoding uncharacterized protein (similar to Saccharomyces cerevisiae YPL162C; ancestral locus Anc_8.686) — translation MPLYNSDDTCQLLGPVSIVIQVLMGTAAVASLLIKRNHEHPRRKMIVWMYDVAKQISGALGIHFINLALSVVKRGGPRMFNGNDNDDDSECDWYFLNLLLDTTIGIPILWASLTIIESILGYFKITNIESGNYFSRIKDENENEITNERRPMFIAFLKQLCVFTGALALMKLCIFLILNYFEIGAYWFADLMLGWSDKWPNFQVFLVMFVCPIVLNCFQYFCVDNIIKLPTNGVNLGNVENFETQSLSTQEMAGIMTSDLQERENSRKQWDTNTQYGAIL, via the coding sequence ATGCCTTTGTATAACTCAGATGATACTTGTCAACTTTTGGGACCTGTATCCATAGTAATTCAGGTTTTGATGGGTACAGCAGCAGTGGCGTCTCTACTAATCAAGAGGAATCACGAACATCCCAGGCGAAAGATGATCGTTTGGATGTACGATGTGGCCAAGCAGATAAGTGGAGCATTAGGAATTCATTTTATTAATTTGGCACTAAGCGTTGTAAAGAGGGGAGGTCCGCGAATGTTCAACGGAAATgacaatgatgacgatAGCGAATGCGACTGGTACTTTCTGAATCTGTTACTCGATACCACCATCGGAATACCGATACTTTGGGCTTCTCTGACCATTATTGAAAGCATTCTTGGCTATTTCAAAATTACGAACATCGAGAGTGGTAATTACTTCTCCAGAATCAAGGACGAGAACGAGAATGAGATTACGAACGAGCGAAGACCAATGTTTATTGCATTCCTGAAGCAACTTTGTGTCTTTACCGGAGCTTTGGCTCTGATGAAACTGTGCATTTTTCTAATCCTAAACTATTTCGAAATTGGCGCATACTGGTTTGCCGACCTAATGCTTGGCTGGTCCGACAAATGGCCCAACTTCCAAGTATTCTTAGTGATGTTTGTGTGTCCAATTGTCCTCAACTGTTTCCAGTATTTTTGTGTTGataatatcatcaaattaCCCACAAACGGCGTGAATTTGGGAAATGTAGAGAACTTTGAAACACAGTCACTCAGCACTCAGGAAATGGCAGGCATCATGACGTCTGACCTACAGGAACGAGAGAATTCAAGGAAGCAATGGGATACCAACACCCAATATGGTGCCATCCTATGA
- the MLH3 gene encoding mismatch repair protein MLH3 (similar to Saccharomyces cerevisiae MLH3 (YPL164C); ancestral locus Anc_8.688) has translation MMASIHKLDPNVQKILKSQAFTVSMASAVTEVVQNSLDAQANQVDISIDIGKLSFTVSDNGVGMIPGDLNRLGAHNSTSKINTLRDLANLKTYGFRGEALFCISSVSHMIVVSKVKEYNSTWIRRLPNSATMLSVEPREDDISVPLDSGTTVVVQDLLHNIPVRRKILQNEPAFKTYMSLKENLFQLLILHPELQLTVRYINDAEERHQLFASKQISSHMKPYEKLSLTFLNTFGSVVPIESLKKVSVDFKDFRLNGIISKVAVRVRDYQLIYINGRRYHNASFLRTLENMFQAAGFGNDESNKTSVKSVGRPYTCHALIIIDIRCPLVTDDLMQDPSKKILLSSQADVIHPLILKVVESFLSHQGYVPFSHVTADGENINNKLLKTPQASSQSVSTVLDSKIRMAKINNREIEGRVLKTSISGRGYQKLRPSIEKVFLGRKSITHDLKDRFLRDTSQIPERIEQISFSNNHTIDRTQLNDAEIINQVGKKFILARIWPHGKVKHPTLIIVDQHASDERIKLETYLESFIHEVLGHTIQSQPIHNCRIGISATETELFRHFEKEFNTWGIFYYLTSNPLEGSYLEVKSLPVILSEKADGDIGYLKRALQQIAEDLKSFKKLPIVNKKEDPFSTIEWWKYVSCIPVVFREIFNSKACRSAIMFGDSLTKVECTSILKELTKCWLPFQCAHGRPSMIPLAELKQGSNLLIEREITAALPDYETSE, from the coding sequence ATGATGGCAAGTATCCATAAGCTTGATCCAAATGTGCAGAAGATACTGAAATCGCAGGCATTCACAGTTTCCATGGCTTCCGCGGTTACAGAAGTGGTACAGAATTCCCTTGATGCACAGGCCAACCAAGTCGATATTTCCATAGATATTGGCAAGCTGAGTTTTACCGTTTCTGACAATGGAGTAGGAATGATCCCAGGTGACCTGAATAGGCTGGGAGCACACAACTCTACTTCGAAGATTAACACTTTGCGAGACCTTGctaatttgaagacttaCGGATTTCGAGGTGAAGCTCTTTTCTGCATTTCAAGCGTCTCTCACATGATAGTGGTTTCCAAGGTCAAGGAGTACAACTCTACGTGGATAAGACGGTTACCGAATTCAGCAACTATGCTCTCAGTTGAGCCGCGCGAGGACGATATATCTGTCCCACTAGATAGTGGAACAACTGTCGTAGTTCAAGATTTGTTGCATAACATCCCtgtgagaagaaagattttaCAAAACGAGCCAGCATTCAAAACATATATGTCGCTCAAGGAAAACTTGTTCCAATTACTAATTCTTCACCCCGAATTACAGCTAACCGTACGGTATATCAACGACGCAGAAGAGAGACATCAGCTTTTTGCCTCGAAACAGATATCATCACACATGAAACCCTACGAGAAGTTGTCGCTTACTTTTTTGAACACTTTCGGTTCAGTTGTTCCTATtgaatcattgaaaaaggtCTCTGTTGACTTTAAAGATTTCAGACTTAATGGAATCATCTCAAAAGTTGCTGTAAGGGTTAGAGATTATCAACTAATATACATCAATGGCAGAAGGTATCACAATGCCTCGTTTCTCAGAACTCTGGAAAACATGTTTCAGGCAGCTGGATTCGGCAATGATGAATCAAATAAAACATCAGTTAAAAGTGTGGGAAGACCTTATACCTGCCATGCTCTGATAATCATTGATATCAGATGTCCTCTTGTTACTGATGACTTGATGCAAGACCCTAGCAAGAAGATTTTATTATCATCACAGGCCGATGTCATTCACCCACTGATCTTAAAGGTAGTAGAGTCCTTTCTATCCCATCAAGGATATGTTCCGTTTAGTCATGTAACAGCTGATGGCGAGAACATAAACAATAAATTACTCAAGACTCCCCAAGCGAGCTCGCAATCAGTAAGCACCGTATTGGACTCCAAGATTCGTATGGCTAAGATAAATAATCGTGAGATTGAAGGAAGGGTATTAAAGACATCTATATCGGGGAGAGGCTATCAAAAATTGCGACCAAGTATAGAAAAGGTCTTCTTGGGACGAAAGTCAATCACTCATGATTTAAAAGACCGTTTCCTACGTGATACATCTCAAATACCAGAAAGAATCGAACAGATATCGTTCTCAAACAACCACACAATAGATCGCACCCAGCTGAACGATGCTGAGATTATCAATCAGGTTGGAAAGAAGTTCATTCTGGCTCGGATATGGCCCCACGGAAAGGTCAAACACCCCACTCTAATCATCGTGGATCAACACGCATCTGATGAACGAATAAAGCTCGAAACTTACCTCGAAAGTTTTATTCACGAAGTGCTTGGTCATACCATCCAGTCACAACCGATTCATAATTGCAGGATTGGAATATCTGCTACTGAAACTGAGCTTTTCAGacattttgagaaagagttCAACACATGGGGAATATTTTACTACCTAACTTCCAACCCACTGGAAGGTTCTTATTTAGAGGTAAAATCGCTTCCGGTAATCTTAAGCGAAAAGGCTGATGGTGACATTGGCTATTTGAAACGAGCATTGCAACAGATTGCCGAGGACTTaaaaagcttcaagaagttgccCATCGTCAACAAAAAGGAAGATCCTTTCAGCACCATCGAATGGTGGAAATACGTTAGCTGTATTCCAGTAGTATTTCGCGAGATTTTCAACAGTAAAGCTTGCAGGTCAGCAATTATGTTTGGGGATAGCCTTACAAAGGTTGAGTGCACGTCTattctcaaagagcttACTAAATGCTGGTTGCCATTCCAATGTGCTCACGGCAGACCATCGATGATACCATTGGCTGAGCTGAAGCAAGGTAGTAATTTACTTATCGAAAGAGAAATAACCGCTGCCCTACCTGATTATGAGACCAGTGAGTGA
- the ENV9 gene encoding Env9p (similar to Saccharomyces cerevisiae YOR246C; ancestral locus Anc_8.684) encodes MFDPDTLPYYDPSVERRTALVTGGNSGIGWYTVLHLYMHGFAVYLCGRNSSRVNKAMKIITAEAKKRCADNPKVHLGSMYYLHADLADLQSVERAVKNVKRKESKLDILINNAAVMAMPYQITKDGFEIQLQTNYVAHFLLSMRLLPLLQKCNGRLIMLSSVGHNLEFMYCALGQDWNYRPNCVFTWLRYAMAKTASIQFVKMMAIKYPEVLCLSVHPGLVMNTNLFSYWTRLPIVGIFFWMLFQIVGFFFGVSNEEGCLATLKCALSPELSRDEDNGKYFVTGGREAKPSYVANNLDDAASTWIWTMHELRDRGYKV; translated from the coding sequence ATGTTTGACCCAGATACTTTACCATATTATGACCCATCAGtggaaagaagaacagcTCTAGTAACCGGTGGTAACAGTGGTATCGGATGGTATACTGTTTTGCATTTATACATGCATGGCTTTGCCGTTTACCTATGTGGTCGAAACTCAAGTAGAGTGAATAAAGCAATGAAGATCATTACAGCAGAGGCAAAGAAAAGATGCGCTGATAATCCCAAGGTACATTTGGGTTCAATGTACTACTTGCATGCAGATCTGGCAGATTTACAAAGTGTTGAGCGAGCTGTAAAGAATGTGAAGCGGAAGGAGAGCAAGCTTGATATACTGATCAATAACGCCGCTGTAATGGCTATGCCCTACCAGATAACAAAAGATGGGTTTGAGATTCAATTACAGACAAACTACGTGGCCCATTTCCTATTGTCGATGAGACTTTTGCCCTTACTGCAAAAATGTAACGGTAGACTTATAATGTTGTCCTCGGTAGGTCATAACCTGGAATTTATGTACTGTGCTCTAGGCCAAGACTGGAATTACAGACCGAACTGTGTTTTCACTTGGCTGCGGTACGCAATGGCCAAGACTGCCTCTATCCAATTCGTCAAGATGATGGCCATCAAGTACCCAGAAGTCCTATGTCTCTCTGTGCATCCTGGTCTCGTAATGAAtaccaatcttttcagtTACTGGACCCGCCTGCCGATCGTAGGaatcttcttttggatGCTATTCCAAATCGTGGggttcttctttggagTCTCCAACGAAGAAGGCTGTCTGGCTACGCTCAAGTGTGCCCTATCGCCAGAATTATCAAGAGACGAAGATAATGGTAAATACTTCGTCACAGGAGGCCGCGAAGCGAAGCCAAGCTACGTGGCCAATAATCTCGACGATGCTGCCTCAACATGGATCTGGACAATGCACGAACTAAGAGACCGGGGCTACAAAGTGTGA